A DNA window from Bacteroidia bacterium contains the following coding sequences:
- a CDS encoding NAD(P)-binding domain-containing protein: protein MKKKIGVIGSGIVGITLAKGFAKHGYPVTIATNHPEKTAAIKEKTGGNIPVAGFEETVNGCDVVVLAVKGSAAEQVIKSLAPLLNGKTVIDTTNPIADKPPVNGVLPYFTDLSCSLLEKLQELVPAARIVKAFSCVGNAYMVNPVLSPAPTMFICGDDEGAKEVLKSILGDFGWEYEDLGKKEAARAIEPLAMLWCIPGMTGKGWSHALKLVR, encoded by the coding sequence TTATTGGTTCCGGCATTGTTGGGATTACGCTGGCAAAAGGGTTTGCGAAACACGGTTATCCGGTAACCATCGCTACCAATCATCCGGAAAAAACAGCAGCCATCAAAGAAAAAACGGGGGGGAATATTCCTGTTGCCGGCTTTGAAGAGACGGTGAACGGCTGCGACGTTGTAGTTCTTGCTGTTAAGGGAAGTGCTGCAGAACAGGTGATAAAATCACTGGCGCCGCTGCTGAACGGAAAAACAGTGATAGACACCACCAATCCGATTGCCGATAAGCCACCGGTGAACGGAGTATTACCGTACTTCACTGATCTCTCTTGTTCCTTACTGGAAAAACTGCAGGAACTTGTTCCCGCAGCGCGAATAGTTAAAGCATTCTCCTGTGTAGGAAATGCGTATATGGTAAATCCTGTTCTCAGCCCTGCACCAACTATGTTCATCTGCGGCGACGATGAGGGTGCGAAAGAAGTTTTAAAATCTATTCTCGGTGATTTTGGCTGGGAGTATGAAGACCTCGGAAAAAAAGAAGCAGCCAGAGCCATTGAACCTCTTGCGATGTTATGGTGCATACCCGGCATGACGGGAAAGGGATGGAGTCACGCGCTGAAGCTTGTGCGGTAG